A single window of Kwoniella dejecticola CBS 10117 chromosome 8, complete sequence DNA harbors:
- a CDS encoding 60S ribosomal protein eL33, with protein sequence MPPNRLYTKGRILGHKRGKRNSRPNQSLVQIEGVDSKEAARHYLGKRVAYVYKAKREINGSRVRVIWGRISRPHGNSGVAKAKFRVNLPAKVFGASVRIMLFPSNI encoded by the exons ATGCCGCCCAACAGACTCTACACAAAAGGCCGAATCCTCGGACacaagagaggaaagagaaactCGCGACCTAACCAATCGTTAGTTCAAATCGAGGGTGTGGATTCCAAGGAGGCTGCTAGACACTACTTgggaaag CGAGTCGCCTACGTCTACAAGGCCAAGCGAGAGATCAACGGTAGCCGAGTCCGAGTCATCTGGGGCCGAATCTCCCGACCCCACGGTAACTCTGGTGTCGCCAAGGCCAAGTTCAGAGTCAACCTCCCGGCTAAAGTGTTCGGTGCTTCCGTCCGAATC ATGCTCTTCCCATCCAACATCTAA